The stretch of DNA TGCCTTGAGCAGGCTCTGAGCCCCAGTGCTTCCTGTGAAATGCCCTGTCCCAGGAGCAGTTACTGACAGGTGGAGTTGAGAATGCACGCTGATCCTGTGCCGCTAGTCTTTGAAGCATGAGGCGCTTCGTGGCTTTTATAGCTGGGAGTTGTAGGTAGTATCTGAAAGGTTTGCAAGGAACTTGGAGCCGGGGATTTGACAGGTACCCAGAATGGCCCACTCTAGGAAGCAGGTGCGTGCTGTGCATTTGGAAATGTCTCCACTTTGAAACACAACCAGTATGGTTTGGATTTGAGTGCAACTGGAACTTGTCTGAGCTGAAGTCACAGGATTATTGTGCAGTACAGGACCAGgaaactgggactggagagatggattaagAGTTAAGAGGGctgaccaggtggtggtgcatgcttttaatcccaatagaggcagatctctgaagatgtctgaattccaggacagtcagagctgttacacagagaaaagggGGGTGGGAGTTAATGGCCCTTAATGTTCTtgcagtttggttcccagcatccttggACTCCAGGCACCTGCATTCGCATGCCTGTGccttacacagatacacacatttacatataattACAAAGTTAATAAGGGTTGGGGGGCAGGTagttaaagacagggtttctctacaggGCTCTTCCTGTCTTGGAATttattctgtagatcaggctagcctcaaactcaagagatccacctgcctctgcctcctaagtctgggattaagggagtgcaccaccaccccgAAAGAATTTTTTAAGAGCTACATTCCACAAAAATTCAGGAGAAGCTTCCCTGCACACTGAAATAGAGTACCCTAAAGGGGGCTCTACGTGTCCACAGTATTCCTGTGTGCAGAGTGCTTGGTTTCCAGAAGTGGGGTGCTAGAAGGGTGTTAATTCCAGCAGATGACCCCTTCGCCTCCTTTACAGACTATCCCTTTAAAGGGTTGTCGTAGGTTATTTTAGAGTGTTCCGAGATGCTGTTTTTAGGGTGCCAAGTGTGGATTTCGTGTGCATGTGCAATGAATTGAATAAGCTCCAAGACCCAATAGGTATACAGAGGAAAATGTAGCTTTCCAGTATGGTCAGCGTTTGAAGTcagggggaaagaaggaggaggtgggagcTTGTTCAGCTGTCTGACCAGTTGTGGCCATTTGTTCTGTACCACTGACAGGAATGTAAGGCACATGACCTGTGTGATTCTCTACCggttcttttttaagatttatttattatacatgccTACacggcagaagagggcaccacatctcattacagatgataaAAGCCGCCATGGTTTGTagttgggaattgaattcaggacctctggaagagtagccagtactcttaactgttgagccatctctccaggccctcggCTTCATCCTTCATTCTGGTCTCTTTGGCAGCTGTCAAGATCAAGAAAAACAAGGATAATGTGAAGTTCAAGGTTCGCTGCAGCAGGTACCTTTACACCCTGGTCATCACAGACAAGGAGAAAGCCGAGAAACTGAAACAGTCCCTGCCCCCTGGTAAGTAAGCCTGAGACAGTGGTTGGTGAAGGTGGCCAGGTCCCTGCTTCGAGTCATCCCCAGGATTAGGAGAGCCACTCTGTGGGGGGTGTTTGTCTTCGCTGTGATCGGTGCTGGGGCATGGTTGTGATTCTGTCTGATCCCCCTAAAATAGCCTCCTTGGCCCTAGGCAGTTTATAGTTGATTTAATCCTCACAGGCCCCTCCTTGGGGATAATCCCAAGTTTGCAGAGGGAGGAGCCTGTGAGATGCGGTGGGCTAGGTCTGCGGGGACCCTCTGTGTcaaccatctttctttctttccccaggcTTGGCAGTAAAGGAGCTGAAATGAAGCAGACCTGTGTTTGACTATTAAAAACTCTAAAAAATCGTATGTGTCCTCAGTCTTTAATGGGAAGTGATGTCGCTGTGGTAGAAGGCAGTGTATGCTCCCAGGGCTGGAAAGTAGTCTGTGGGACGGGTTACCTCCTGTAGTATAATTGTAGGCTGAGCAGTGTGCCTGTCCTCCTTGGACGTTCGCCCTTGGAATATCCCCTGGGTGTTCCCACTGTGAGACTTGGGAAAGTCGGGGGTCAGTGGGGTGAATGCAGGACAGAATCTGGGGGGATGTCTACCATGAACAGCCTGGGAGCAGGAAGAAGTGGGGCTCCAATGCCTCCGGGCATTGCATTGTACgcggtgcacatacatgcaagcaagcaAAATGACTTTTGAGTAGGTAGACAGTTTTCGAGAATTTTCAAAAAACAGGGCAAAGTTAACTGTTCTGTCCAGCAAAGTGGCTTTGAACCACACTGGGTTCACCACCAGGTGGCACCCTATTACAGTAATGTGAATGAGCCACATAACTGGTGGGGGGGCTGTTGGAGATAATAAGATCCCAGGCTGGCATGaatcccatcctcctgcctccacctgagTTCACGGGCTGTAGGTGATGTGAGTGCCTACCCTATTTAATGTGCTAAGGTTGTcggttctttgcttttaaaatgtggtacagCAGAGGGTTATTGAGTACTTCAGTAGGTTATAACGGAAGTGATGTGCTTGCTGGAGAGTTTGCGGGCGCTGTGAGCTCATGGAAGATGGCTTTGTTTATCCCGGGAGTGGGTGGGACGGGATAGAACCCGTGGTGTTAACGGATTCTAGGACAGTTTACAgctttggcttttttgtttgtttgcagcaTATTTCTCAAAGACTCCCTGGCTCCTAGGAGCCTGACAGGATTTGTCTGGCATTGTGGTCCACTGAAGGCGCCTTTTCATGCCGTGCCTCCTACCCTGGCAAGCCTGAATCACGTAGGGTGcttctgtggtccaggctggttCTAGAGACTCAATGATGCCTTTGTGCCCTCAGGTCGCAGTGCATCCTGCTAAGGTTCCAGCTAGTGTTTGTCAGTGTAGGGCGCCCTGAGCTCTGCAGTGGTTGGCTTCCCCTCACCTCTGCCTCGGTATACCAGGAACAGCTAGATGCTCAGCGGACTCTGGTCTCCTGAGCTCCACACGGTGGCCATGCCATAACCCTGAGGGAAAGCTCAGAACTTGGCTGCTGCAGTGCAAATCCTCTGACTGCACCAGGCTCAAAATCATAAAAGTTATATTTGGGGACATGAACAGTATTATCCTGGGGCCACTGAGGACAGGTATGTAGGACACTGGGCAGCACCTCCGGATTTTCTGACTGAAGGGGCTGGCTGTATCAGGTTCAGAGGCTGAGGGCATATTTGCCCCTTACTTGCTTCAACCAGCCTCACTCCCCGTCCATTCCCTTTTCTCTACTTCCTATTTTTTATTTGGGACAGGGTAAAGGGGTTTTCTCTTGAGGCCCTCCCACATTGCCTGGGCTGCCTTGAGCTTGTgaccctccacttcctgagtgctgcaatctCATGCCCATGGGCATAGGTCATCATGCCAGATGTTTCTATAATTTACATGTATCAGAATACACTTGTGATCTCAGTACCTGGGAAACAAGCAGGGTGGTAACAtactcaaggtcagcctaggctacttagcaagaccctgtcttagtaGAAAAAGGGAGCCaggtgcgcacacctttaatcccagaactcaagaggcaggcagatctgtgagtttgaggtcagcctgatctacagagtgagtactagCACAGTCATGGCTGTTACTGAGAAACCCTCAAGGTAGGGGGGataaagatggaaagaaacagactcaccctTTTGGGTGTAGATCTACTAAtcttgggggtttttgttttttggttttttttttttgataaggtttctctgtagctttggagcctgtcctggaactagctcttgtacatcaggctggccttgaactcacagagatcccgagTNNNNNNNNNNNNNNNNNNNNNNNNNNNNNNNNNNNNNNNNNNNNNNNNNNNNNNNNNNNNNNNNNNNNNNNNNNNNNNNNNNNNNNNNNNNNNNNNNNNNNNNNNNNNNNNNNNNNNNNNNNNNNNNNNNNNNNNNNNNNNNNNNNNNNNNNNNNNNNNNNNNNNNNNNNNNNNNNNNNNNNNNNNNNNNNNNNNNNNNNNNNNNNNNNNNNNNNNNNNNNNNNNNNNNNNNNNNNNNNNNNNNNNNNNNNNNNNNNNNNNNNNNNNNNNNNNNNNNNNNNNNNNNNNNNNNNNNNNNNNNNNNNNNNNNNNNNNNNNNNNNNNNNNNNNNNNNNNNNNNNNNNNNNNNNNNNNNNNNNNNNNNNNNNNNNNNNNNNNNNNNNNNNNNNNNNNNNNNNNNNNNNNNNNNNNNNNNNNNNNNNNNNNNNNNNNNNNNNNNNNNNNNNNNNNNNNNNNNNNNNNNNNNNNNNNNNNNNNNNNNNNNNNNNNNNNNNNNNNNNNNNNNNNNNNNNNNNNNNNNNNNNNNNNNNNNNNNNNNNNNNNNNNNNNNNNNNNNNNNNNNNNNNNNNNNNNNNNNNNNNNNNNNNNNNNNNNNNNNNNNNNNNNNNNNNNNNNNNNNNNNNNNNNNNNNNNNNNNNNNNNNNNNNNNNNNNNNNNNNNNNNNNNNNNNNNNNNNNNNNNNNNNNNNNNNNNNNNNNNNNNNNNNNNNNNNNNNNNNNNNNNNNNNNNNNNNNNNNNNNNNNNNNNNNNNNNNNNNNNNNNNNNNNNNNNNNNNNNNNNNNNNNNNNNNNNNNNNNNNNNNNNNNNNNNNNNNNNNNNNNNNNNNNNNNNNNNNNNNNNNNNNNNNNNNNNNNNNNNNNNNNNNNNNNNNNNNNNNNNNNNNNNNNNNNNNNNNNNNNNNNNNNNNNNNNNNNNNNNNNNNNNNNNNNNNNNNNNNNNNNNNNNNNNNNNNNNNNNNNNNNNNNNNNNNNNNNNNNNNNNNNNNNNNNNNNNNNNNNNNNNNNNNNNNNNNNNNNNNNNNNNNNNNNNNNNNNNNNNNNNNNNNNNNNNNNNNNNNNNNNNNNNNNNNNNNNNNNNNNNNNNNNNNNNNNNNNNNNNNNNNNNNNNNNNNNNNNNNNNNNNNNNNNNNNNNNNNNNNNNNNNNNNNNNNNNNNNNNNNNNNNNNNNNNNNNNNNNNNNNNNNNNNNNNNNNNNNNNNNNNNNNNNNNNNNNNNNNNNNNNNNNNNNNNNNNNNNNNNNNNNNNNNNNNNNNNNNNNNNNNNNNNNNNNNNNNNNNNNNNNNNNNNNNNNNNNNNNNNNNNNNNNNNNNNNNNNNNNNNNNNNNNNNNNNNNNNNNNNNNNNNNNNNNNNNNNNNNNNNNNNNNNNNNNNNNNNNNNNNNNNNNNNNNNNNNNNNNNNNNNNNNNNNNNNNNNNNNNNNNNNNNNNNNNNNNNNNNNNNNNNNNNNNNNNNNNNNNNNNNNNNNNNNNNNNNNNNNNNNNNNNNNNNNNNNNNNNNNNNNNNNNNNNNNNNNNNNNNNNNNNNNNNNNNNNNNNNNNNNNNNNNNNNNNNNNNNNNNNNNNNNNNNNNNNNNNNNNNNNNNNNNNNNNNNNNNNNNNNNNNNNNNNNNNNNNNNNNNNNNNNNNNNNNNNNNNNNNNNNNNNNNNNNNNNNNNNNNNNNNNNNNNNNNNNNNNNNNNNNNNNNNNNNNNNNNNNNNNNNNNNNNNNNNNNNNNNNNNNNNNNNNNNNNNNNNNNNNNNNNNNNNNNNNNNNNNNNNNNNNNNNNNNNNNNNNNNNNNNNNNNNNNNNNNNNNNNNNNNNNNNNNNNNNNNNNNNNNNNNNNNNNNNNNNNNNNNNNNNNNNNNNNNNNNNNNNNNNNNNNttgtagaccaggctggtctcgaactcacagagatctgcctgcctctgcctcccgagtgctgggattaaaggcgtgcgccaccaccgcccggctaagtgtCCACAATCTTGCTGTGCTAGCAAGGCCTCACAGTTTAGGGACTGACGTTCACTTCTCTTCACACCTTTTTCGCCCATCGGATCAGTGGACGCTTTGGGGTCTAATTTCTGGAGCGGGTCTGTGTGTGCAGGAAGGGATCCTGAAGGAGAAATCAGCCAGGGCCTAGGGTAAGAGC from Microtus ochrogaster isolate Prairie Vole_2 chromosome 7, MicOch1.0, whole genome shotgun sequence encodes:
- the Rpl38 gene encoding 60S ribosomal protein L38, producing the protein MPRKIEEIKDFLLTARRKDAKSVKIKKNKDNVKFKVRCSRYLYTLVITDKEKAEKLKQSLPPGLAVKELK